In the genome of Fusobacterium sp., one region contains:
- a CDS encoding iron ABC transporter permease: MKKLLNNYKILCLILFILLLICSTLVVTIGSVSLKGTDVWKIIVNKSLGREVFQKEWKNSIEIIVWNLRVPRIIMGMTAGGALALVGILMQCLTKNPLASPYILGISAGASTGAVMAILFLGGTFFSVPIGAFVFGTLTAFIVFYFAGAGGFSSTRLVLIGVAVSSLFSGITTLMIMMAPNERELQGAIFWMSGSLGGSNWKYIPFAVTSLGISFLLIYPKYRELNILVTGDENAVALGVDIKKIRILIVLISTFLTGVIVSNTGIIGFVGLVIPHITRGLVGGNHKRVIPCAILMGGVFLILTDAVTRGLFVSQEVPIGVITSMFGAPFFLNMLRKKAYRFGGE; this comes from the coding sequence ATGAAAAAATTGCTGAATAATTACAAAATATTATGCCTAATATTATTTATATTATTACTGATATGTTCTACTTTAGTAGTAACAATAGGCTCTGTATCTCTTAAAGGAACTGATGTATGGAAAATAATAGTGAATAAGAGTCTAGGAAGAGAAGTTTTTCAGAAAGAATGGAAAAATAGTATAGAGATAATAGTATGGAATTTAAGAGTTCCAAGAATAATAATGGGAATGACAGCAGGTGGAGCTTTGGCATTAGTTGGAATACTTATGCAGTGTCTTACTAAAAATCCTCTGGCAAGTCCATACATATTAGGAATATCAGCTGGGGCAAGTACAGGAGCAGTAATGGCTATTCTGTTTTTAGGAGGAACGTTTTTTTCTGTTCCTATTGGAGCTTTTGTATTTGGAACTTTAACAGCTTTTATAGTGTTTTATTTTGCAGGAGCAGGGGGATTTTCTAGTACAAGATTAGTGTTGATAGGAGTTGCAGTATCCTCTCTTTTTTCTGGAATAACAACACTAATGATAATGATGGCACCTAATGAAAGAGAACTGCAAGGAGCTATATTTTGGATGTCAGGAAGTCTTGGAGGTTCTAATTGGAAATATATACCTTTTGCAGTGACAAGTTTAGGAATATCTTTTCTATTAATATATCCTAAATACAGAGAACTTAATATACTTGTGACAGGAGATGAAAATGCTGTTGCTTTAGGAGTAGACATAAAAAAGATTAGAATATTAATTGTATTGATATCAACATTTTTGACTGGAGTTATAGTATCAAATACAGGAATAATAGGGTTTGTAGGATTAGTAATACCTCATATTACAAGAGGATTGGTAGGAGGAAATCATAAGAGAGTTATACCATGTGCCATACTCATGGGAGGAGTATTTTTGATTTTAACAGATGCAGTTACCAGAGGTCTTTTCGTTTCACAAGAAGTACCAATAGGAGTTATAACTTCTATGTTTGGGGCTCCTTTTTTTCTAAATATGTTGAGAAAGAAAGCATATAGATTTGGAGGAGAATAG